A part of Paenibacillus donghaensis genomic DNA contains:
- a CDS encoding carbohydrate binding domain-containing protein — protein sequence MYRKLQAIVLVIGLMATMIPVPPAIQAAAAVDSPAVVTAFKDVQNHWAKEAAAKLAGEGLLYGYEDGLFHPDAAITRAELVALLNRVFQYADTGTAVFTDVSASAWYADALAKGAQARIVTGYADGSFNPGSSVQRQDSFLMLSRAFRLEQMPEAVLSTFPDQDQLSGYARAAAGTMAVNGYISGDANSQLKPQGTLTRAEAAVMISRMIGWVSADSGRFAPGEVKGNAVVNRSGVELQNTRISGALYVTEGVGNGEFTAEHIAITGNTWITGGGVNSVILKGSELADITVDKKSSPVRLLLSEGTTASGVKVKHPAVIELTADSAVAKLTIEASAAGTTLINKGTIAELEVDAEGVLLNGEPLAKGTRLQLPASPAVSTAPTSVPAVVNGGTGSGGSESPSTAAPTAASTPEPTPASTTAPTPAPTAVATEPPVQADPWKLVWNDEFNSNVIDTTKWNIEDTGTVYNNELEYYRPDNAAIEEESGNSVLALEARSEAYEGRDYTSAKLTSKLKGDFTYGKFSVRAKLPIQQGMWPAIWMMPTDEFHQYGPWPGSGEMDIMELTGPKASDPENADKYPRTVHGSLHYNLPHEVQTEEYVLPEGQTFADEYHEYTLEWLPGLIRYYVDGEKYFETSDWGTQALGQPDFYTYPAPFDRPFYMILNLAVGGDWPGDPLSDFVSDKMFVDYVRVYEYADLENWPDVTGQRPENSGSSEPQRPALPDGNQIYNGAFAEGVDSTGLPQNWQFIENEGGQGSVSVMEDPEKGSVSKVTVDDKGTVNYSLQLTQMPLLLEKGKSYKATFEAKGDVSRPFMSKLTQFGGAWKAYSGEQNLQLSEQWQTYEYCFTMKDPSDNNVRFEFNLGQNAGAAYFTNVSVVEIDPIVEERTALADGNWIYNGNFDLGKDRMEFWQISAVPEAGVKAGVTNTLAFPQMERWFRAEVSQDGLEPDAVKLLQEGLPLTPGGTYQLTFDAKASKELVLQVAMDTAAEQGGYPDGAEMNLTTEAASFSKRIQLSDTAAAHSTLSFLLGSHAGEVQIDNVRLVQIKSPASSGGYIHLQADHYDAAAGTELVPSAEGVRDLAVLDEGDYADYKVKITQGGSYVPMLRAASILPDSELAVTLLDESRQPVVTAVTYGQPVGNTGGLNVYRTLTSEPLSLTAGTYYIRISGQGYHLTWLDLTREMAADGRFESGSAEAWTLFKKDWVDTDPVKDTVASVVYGELKVSLGGTGDEPWNAQVKQSGIPLEKGRTYQLSFNAHSSMARSILALVQHDGATDNNWTTYLEQPAVLGEEDAYYEYRFTANGNEPASVLQFSLGRIDEVLGAHDVYLDNISLVQINPVLAGQPYEGELLPNGDFAAGIQGWTTYTADNGQLAISAAEEKLKIDLGTAGSNSWDRQVYYEGIEYTEGNRYTLTFKAKSSTARKMNISIGWLDAANNYTWHSYTSDVVDLGGDEQLYTIGFNVESVGTSIGRISFELGNIDGEAAGSLTVHIDNISLIDNGAI from the coding sequence ATGTACCGGAAACTACAAGCCATTGTTCTGGTTATAGGCCTCATGGCCACCATGATCCCCGTGCCCCCGGCCATTCAGGCCGCAGCAGCAGTGGATTCGCCAGCTGTGGTGACGGCATTCAAGGATGTGCAGAATCACTGGGCTAAGGAAGCGGCGGCGAAGCTGGCTGGAGAGGGGCTTCTGTACGGATATGAAGACGGCTTATTCCATCCGGACGCTGCCATTACGCGGGCCGAGCTGGTGGCATTGCTGAACCGTGTCTTTCAATATGCGGATACAGGGACTGCTGTCTTCACAGATGTAAGCGCATCCGCTTGGTATGCAGATGCACTGGCGAAGGGAGCGCAAGCTAGAATCGTGACCGGCTATGCCGATGGCAGCTTCAACCCGGGGTCTTCTGTCCAGCGACAGGACAGCTTCCTGATGCTGAGCCGTGCCTTCCGGCTGGAGCAGATGCCGGAGGCAGTTCTCAGCACCTTTCCGGATCAGGACCAGTTATCCGGCTACGCAAGAGCGGCAGCAGGCACTATGGCCGTTAACGGTTATATCAGCGGAGATGCCAACAGCCAGCTGAAGCCTCAGGGCACATTGACCCGTGCCGAAGCCGCTGTGATGATATCCCGGATGATCGGGTGGGTAAGTGCGGATTCAGGCAGGTTCGCTCCCGGTGAGGTCAAGGGCAATGCGGTGGTGAACCGTTCCGGCGTGGAGCTGCAGAATACCCGGATCTCCGGTGCACTCTATGTCACCGAGGGTGTAGGGAATGGTGAATTCACAGCGGAGCATATTGCGATCACCGGAAATACCTGGATTACGGGCGGTGGCGTCAATTCGGTCATTCTCAAGGGTTCCGAGCTGGCCGATATTACGGTGGACAAAAAAAGCAGCCCTGTCCGCCTTCTGCTTAGCGAAGGCACAACTGCTTCCGGCGTTAAGGTTAAGCACCCCGCAGTGATTGAACTGACGGCTGATTCCGCTGTTGCGAAATTAACCATTGAAGCAAGTGCAGCGGGAACTACCCTCATCAACAAAGGAACGATTGCGGAACTGGAAGTGGATGCCGAGGGTGTGCTGCTCAATGGTGAGCCGCTGGCCAAGGGTACACGTCTGCAGCTGCCAGCCAGTCCGGCGGTCAGTACAGCGCCTACATCTGTACCGGCGGTGGTTAACGGAGGCACAGGCTCCGGCGGCTCAGAATCGCCAAGCACAGCGGCTCCTACAGCTGCGAGCACACCGGAGCCAACACCTGCGAGCACAACAGCACCAACGCCTGCTCCAACGGCTGTAGCTACCGAACCTCCGGTGCAGGCCGATCCGTGGAAGCTGGTGTGGAATGATGAATTCAACAGCAATGTTATTGATACCACGAAGTGGAACATCGAGGACACAGGTACGGTGTACAATAACGAGCTGGAATATTACCGGCCGGACAATGCCGCGATTGAAGAAGAGAGCGGCAACAGCGTGCTTGCGCTGGAAGCGAGAAGCGAAGCATATGAAGGCCGCGATTACACCTCAGCCAAGCTGACCTCCAAGCTGAAGGGAGACTTCACGTACGGCAAATTCAGCGTACGGGCGAAGCTGCCGATCCAGCAGGGGATGTGGCCGGCTATTTGGATGATGCCTACCGATGAATTCCATCAATATGGACCGTGGCCAGGCAGCGGCGAGATGGACATTATGGAGCTGACGGGTCCCAAAGCCAGTGATCCGGAGAATGCAGACAAATATCCAAGAACTGTTCACGGCTCCTTGCATTACAATCTGCCCCATGAGGTCCAGACTGAGGAATATGTGCTTCCCGAGGGTCAGACCTTTGCCGACGAATACCACGAATACACGCTGGAATGGCTTCCGGGACTGATTCGTTATTATGTGGACGGGGAGAAATATTTCGAAACGAGCGACTGGGGAACCCAGGCCCTGGGACAGCCGGACTTTTATACCTATCCGGCACCTTTTGACCGCCCGTTCTATATGATTCTGAATCTGGCTGTCGGTGGAGACTGGCCGGGAGATCCGCTCAGCGATTTCGTATCGGACAAGATGTTCGTCGATTATGTGCGTGTCTATGAGTATGCGGATCTGGAGAACTGGCCGGATGTAACCGGACAACGTCCGGAGAACAGCGGCTCTTCAGAGCCTCAGCGTCCAGCATTGCCGGACGGGAATCAGATCTATAACGGAGCGTTCGCAGAAGGGGTGGACAGCACAGGCTTGCCACAGAATTGGCAATTTATTGAGAATGAAGGAGGCCAGGGCAGCGTAAGCGTTATGGAGGACCCTGAGAAAGGCAGTGTCTCCAAGGTTACCGTGGATGACAAAGGGACGGTGAATTATTCACTGCAGCTGACCCAGATGCCGCTGCTCCTGGAGAAAGGCAAATCGTACAAGGCCACCTTCGAGGCTAAAGGCGATGTGTCCCGGCCGTTCATGAGCAAGCTCACGCAGTTTGGCGGAGCCTGGAAGGCTTACTCCGGTGAGCAGAATCTTCAGCTGAGCGAGCAATGGCAGACCTATGAATACTGCTTCACAATGAAGGACCCTTCGGACAACAATGTCCGCTTTGAATTCAATCTGGGCCAGAATGCCGGAGCCGCCTATTTCACCAACGTAAGCGTAGTTGAGATTGATCCGATTGTGGAGGAGCGGACAGCGCTGGCCGACGGCAACTGGATCTATAACGGCAACTTCGATCTGGGCAAGGACCGGATGGAATTCTGGCAAATCTCAGCTGTGCCTGAAGCGGGTGTCAAGGCTGGTGTGACCAATACACTTGCATTCCCGCAGATGGAGCGTTGGTTCCGTGCTGAGGTCTCGCAAGACGGGTTGGAGCCAGATGCCGTGAAGCTGTTGCAGGAAGGACTTCCGCTAACCCCAGGCGGGACCTACCAGCTGACCTTTGATGCCAAGGCGAGCAAGGAGCTTGTGCTTCAGGTCGCCATGGATACGGCAGCAGAACAAGGCGGTTATCCCGACGGAGCCGAGATGAATCTCACAACCGAAGCGGCAAGCTTCAGCAAGCGTATCCAGCTGAGCGACACTGCCGCAGCGCATTCCACGCTGTCGTTCCTGCTGGGCAGCCATGCCGGCGAGGTTCAGATTGATAATGTCCGCCTGGTTCAGATCAAGAGCCCGGCAAGCTCGGGCGGATACATCCATCTGCAGGCAGACCATTATGATGCAGCCGCAGGTACCGAGCTTGTTCCAAGCGCCGAAGGTGTCAGAGATTTGGCTGTGCTGGATGAAGGGGATTATGCCGACTACAAGGTGAAGATTACTCAAGGTGGAAGCTATGTACCTATGCTTCGTGCCGCAAGCATTCTGCCGGATTCAGAGCTTGCTGTCACCCTGCTGGACGAATCCCGGCAGCCGGTCGTTACAGCAGTCACGTATGGGCAGCCCGTCGGCAACACAGGAGGTTTGAATGTCTACCGTACCTTAACTTCCGAACCGCTGAGTCTGACGGCAGGAACCTACTATATCCGTATATCCGGGCAGGGTTACCACCTGACCTGGCTGGACCTGACGCGCGAGATGGCAGCAGACGGACGTTTCGAGAGCGGCAGTGCAGAGGCTTGGACGCTGTTCAAGAAGGACTGGGTCGATACCGATCCGGTCAAGGATACTGTAGCTTCTGTAGTATATGGGGAGCTGAAGGTAAGTCTTGGCGGCACAGGCGATGAGCCATGGAATGCGCAGGTCAAGCAGTCCGGTATCCCGCTGGAGAAGGGGAGAACCTATCAGCTCAGCTTCAATGCCCATTCCAGTATGGCTCGAAGCATCCTTGCCCTGGTTCAGCATGATGGAGCCACTGACAACAACTGGACCACGTATTTGGAGCAGCCGGCTGTGCTGGGTGAAGAGGATGCCTACTATGAATACAGATTCACAGCAAACGGCAATGAGCCGGCATCCGTTCTGCAGTTCAGCCTGGGCAGGATTGATGAGGTGCTGGGTGCCCACGATGTGTATCTGGATAACATCTCACTCGTCCAGATCAACCCTGTGCTGGCAGGCCAGCCGTATGAAGGCGAGTTGCTGCCTAACGGCGACTTCGCTGCCGGTATTCAGGGCTGGACTACTTATACGGCAGACAACGGACAATTGGCGATCTCAGCGGCAGAAGAGAAGCTGAAGATTGATCTGGGCACCGCAGGCAGCAATTCCTGGGACCGTCAGGTCTACTATGAAGGCATTGAATATACCGAGGGCAACCGTTACACGTTGACCTTCAAGGCCAAGTCATCCACAGCACGCAAGATGAACATCAGCATCGGATGGCTGGACGCGGCCAATAACTACACCTGGCACAGCTATACCAGCGACGTTGTTGATCTTGGCGGTGACGAGCAGCTGTACACCATCGGGTTCAACGTGGAATCTGTCGGGACCTCCATCGGGCGCATCTCCTTTGAGCTGGGCAATATCGATGGCGAGGCTGCCGGCAGCCTAACAGTCCATATTGACAACATCAGCCTGATTGACAATGGAGCAATCTAA
- a CDS encoding PRC-barrel domain-containing protein: MKLQDMIGLAVRDVEEGNEVGKIVDILLDSNWKITGIELESKSFFNNHVKVVAWEEIVAYGEDAVMIRSESSVEKTESEQIAHTFILGKNKIKDLQVLTATGTIIGRVSDVYFDQKMGNTIVALEISDGLVTDLIEGRKWLPCSDEMSIGENAVMVPAMSEERLQKAINIVNG; this comes from the coding sequence ATGAAACTCCAGGACATGATTGGACTGGCTGTACGTGATGTCGAAGAAGGCAATGAGGTCGGCAAGATTGTCGATATTTTGCTGGATTCAAATTGGAAGATTACGGGTATTGAACTGGAAAGCAAATCTTTCTTCAACAATCATGTGAAAGTTGTGGCATGGGAGGAAATTGTCGCTTATGGCGAAGATGCTGTGATGATCCGCAGTGAATCGTCCGTAGAGAAGACAGAATCCGAGCAGATTGCCCATACTTTTATATTGGGTAAAAACAAAATCAAGGATTTGCAGGTCTTAACTGCAACCGGAACGATAATTGGAAGAGTCTCTGATGTTTATTTTGACCAAAAGATGGGAAACACAATAGTAGCGCTGGAAATTAGTGATGGACTTGTCACCGATTTGATCGAAGGCCGCAAATGGCTGCCTTGTTCTGACGAGATGTCTATTGGGGAGAATGCCGTCATGGTTCCCGCAATGAGCGAAGAACGGCTTCAAAAAGCCATTAATATTGTTAACGGATAG
- a CDS encoding cysteine desulfurase family protein: protein MKSIYLDHAATSPVHPEVAQVMLNIMSEPYGNASSVHLFGRSAKKVLNGARDLIAGFLGCSPEEWIFTGGGTESDNLALFGAANAAAAASKGKHIITTAIEHHAVLHTCRELEKLGFTVTYLPVDSTGRVSVEDVESAIRQDTVLISVMFGNNEVGTVQPIREIGQLAKERGILFHVDAVQVLGLIPLTLRELPVDYMSFSAHKINGPGGVGGLYIRRGAPLHPRLHGGLQERSRRAGTENLAGAAGFAKAVELAVQGIAGRGSKSMELRQCMLLELDRLLGPEGYKVNGNMQHFLPNILNLSFPGARTDVLLMNLDMEQIAAASGSACTSGSLEISHVLQAMKLPANLLHSAIRFSTGLGNTTEEMEYVSRKIETIVKRLRMSD from the coding sequence ATGAAATCAATCTATCTGGACCACGCTGCTACATCCCCGGTTCATCCGGAAGTGGCGCAGGTCATGCTTAATATAATGTCAGAGCCATACGGCAACGCGTCCAGCGTTCATCTGTTTGGGCGTTCGGCCAAAAAAGTGCTAAACGGAGCACGCGATTTGATCGCGGGCTTTTTGGGCTGTTCGCCGGAGGAGTGGATCTTCACCGGCGGTGGCACAGAAAGCGACAATCTGGCGCTGTTCGGCGCAGCTAACGCTGCCGCAGCGGCCTCCAAAGGGAAACATATCATTACCACAGCCATTGAACATCATGCCGTGCTGCATACCTGCCGCGAGCTGGAGAAGCTGGGCTTCACGGTGACTTATCTGCCGGTAGATTCTACCGGGAGGGTCTCCGTAGAAGACGTAGAGTCGGCCATTCGCCAGGATACGGTTCTGATCAGCGTGATGTTTGGCAATAATGAAGTAGGAACCGTTCAGCCGATTAGAGAGATTGGACAGCTGGCTAAGGAACGGGGCATTCTGTTCCATGTCGATGCGGTGCAGGTGCTGGGGCTGATTCCGCTGACTCTGCGCGAGTTGCCGGTGGATTATATGAGCTTCAGCGCCCATAAGATCAACGGCCCGGGCGGAGTAGGCGGATTGTATATCCGGCGCGGGGCTCCGCTGCATCCAAGGCTGCACGGCGGGCTGCAGGAGCGCAGCCGGCGCGCGGGAACGGAGAACCTGGCTGGTGCAGCCGGGTTCGCCAAGGCGGTCGAGCTGGCGGTGCAGGGTATTGCAGGGCGGGGCAGCAAGTCGATGGAGCTTCGGCAGTGTATGCTGCTGGAGCTGGACAGGCTGCTGGGTCCGGAGGGCTACAAGGTCAACGGGAATATGCAGCATTTTCTGCCGAATATTCTGAATTTGAGCTTCCCCGGAGCGAGAACGGATGTGCTGCTGATGAACCTGGATATGGAGCAAATCGCCGCCGCCAGCGGCTCAGCCTGCACGTCGGGATCACTGGAAATTTCCCATGTTCTGCAAGCGATGAAACTTCCGGCAAATCTTTTGCATTCTGCGATTCGATTTAGCACTGGTTTGGGTAATACTACTGAAGAAATGGAGTACGTTTCCCGAAAAATTGAAACCATTGTGAAACGCCTGCGTATGAGTGACTAA
- a CDS encoding DUF523 domain-containing protein: MILVSSCLAGMKVRYNGTDCLDETIARLLEEQKAMAVCPELLGGFSTPREPAEIVGGDGGDVLAGTARVMDRSGADVTELYLKGAYVTLEMARSAGATAVVLKENSPSCGSRLIYNGTFSGTKQSGHGVTTALLRANGIKVVSEAELERLFQTEQSKGTI; the protein is encoded by the coding sequence GTGATACTGGTAAGCTCTTGCCTGGCAGGGATGAAGGTAAGATATAATGGTACGGATTGCTTGGACGAGACGATAGCAAGACTGCTGGAGGAACAGAAGGCGATGGCCGTCTGCCCTGAATTGCTGGGGGGATTCTCCACGCCCAGGGAGCCTGCCGAAATCGTGGGCGGGGACGGCGGAGATGTGCTGGCAGGCACAGCCAGAGTCATGGACCGTTCGGGTGCGGATGTAACCGAGCTGTATCTGAAAGGGGCATATGTGACCCTGGAAATGGCCCGCAGCGCAGGCGCCACAGCTGTTGTGCTCAAGGAGAACAGCCCTTCCTGCGGCAGCAGGCTGATTTATAACGGAACGTTCAGCGGCACGAAACAATCCGGGCATGGGGTGACGACGGCGCTGCTGCGGGCGAACGGCATCAAGGTGGTGTCAGAGGCCGAACTGGAGCGCTTGTTCCAGACAGAACAAAGTAAAGGTACTATTTAG
- a CDS encoding SOS response-associated peptidase has protein sequence MCGRYTVTVTMEELMFRYLTGDSAIIHYAPTYNAAPVQFIPAVVGSSSGNRLGLLRWGLVPSWAKDDKGGSRMINARAESLLEKASFKRLLGSRRCLIPADGFYDWKPQENGKQPMRIVLRDGGIFSMAGLYDIWMDPQGNRLSTCTIITTDSNELMADIHDRMPVILSREDEQEWLRRDNQDLPALQKLLKPYASEQMRAYPVSAAVGNVRNNYRELTEELG, from the coding sequence ATGTGCGGACGATACACAGTCACTGTAACTATGGAGGAGCTGATGTTCCGGTACCTGACCGGAGACAGTGCGATTATCCATTATGCGCCCACCTATAACGCTGCTCCTGTACAGTTCATTCCAGCTGTAGTCGGCAGCTCTTCCGGCAACAGGCTGGGATTGCTCCGCTGGGGCCTTGTGCCCTCCTGGGCGAAGGATGACAAGGGCGGCAGCCGGATGATCAACGCCCGGGCAGAGTCGCTGCTGGAGAAGGCCTCCTTCAAACGTCTGCTGGGCAGCCGGCGCTGCCTGATTCCCGCTGACGGCTTCTATGACTGGAAGCCCCAGGAGAACGGCAAGCAGCCGATGCGGATCGTTCTGCGTGACGGCGGTATTTTCTCCATGGCAGGCTTGTATGATATCTGGATGGACCCGCAGGGCAATCGCTTGAGCACCTGTACCATCATCACCACCGATTCCAATGAGCTGATGGCAGACATTCATGACCGGATGCCGGTCATCCTCAGCCGCGAAGACGAGCAGGAGTGGCTGCGCCGGGACAACCAGGATCTCCCCGCTCTGCAGAAGCTGCTGAAGCCATATGCCTCCGAGCAGATGCGCGCTTATCCGGTTTCAGCAGCGGTGGGCAATGTGCGCAATAATTACCGCGAGCTTACGGAAGAACTTGGATAG
- a CDS encoding glycoside hydrolase family 2 TIM barrel-domain containing protein, with product MNTKLLFNDGWEFAKSGLDVTEPAGLTFEAVDLPHDWLIYNTLALYENGIGWYRKKLIWTQSDRELLLCFDGVYMDSSVYINGQLAGEWKYGYSSFEHEITDAVIEGENEIVVKVVHQSPNSRWYSGAGIYRNVWLKERDRNHILTDGIYVSTRQQGNNWLVEIDTDVQIEEDVLISHNIIYQGQTVAAASQRITASSGSITKNRQTITVDNPLLWSTEEPTLYQIVTRMNRVASGSPEGQCSEELEAITLPLGFRSIVLDPEQGLQVNGKKLKLNGVCEHHDLGALGAAFNIHALRRRFVILKEMGVNAIRTAHNMPAPELMDLADEMGLFVVTEAFDMWERSKTPYDYARFFQDWAYLDVRSWVLRDRNHPSLLMWSIGNEIYDTHADERGQEVTRMLMEYVLEFDPKQNARVTIGSNYMPWENAQKCADIVKVAGYNYAEKYYRRHHEEHPDWIIYGSETASVVQSRGIYHFPFEKSILADDDEQCSALGNSSTSWGAKSAEACILAERDTPFSLGQFLWTGFDYIGEPTPYHTKNAYFGQIDTATFRKDSYYIYQAAWTDYRTHPMVHLFPYWDFNDGQIIDVRACSNAPKIELQFNGTTIGTHEIDHKHGTQLVGWWKVPYEEGELKAIAYDETGKVIATDVRRSFGDASRIHLQADKEVLTANGTDLIFVEIGMLDSEGNPVGNANNRVHVEVTGAGRLLGLDNGDSTDYDPYKGKSRRLFSGKLMVMIGAMLESGKIRIEVSSEGMQTEVAEFEAHPDQDGIPQGISANVRNQELQCVTGDCNEIPLRKIEIVSDSGQELDEITKEITVRAKLWPENATYRDVEWRAVTDEGIESNIAKVEANGLEAKISAIGDGAFRLRCTTKNGTDKTKFISQLEFKATGLGTAYKDPYGFISAGLYDYGKGDVANGNERGVATSRDGETHVGFRDIDFGPYGSDTITIPIFALSDEEYTMQIWEGMPGEEASSVVADVIYQKPSQWNVYQEETYRLTKRLRGITSMCFVLRQKVHIKGFSFERQNRAFERNSAVSCDRVYGDTYTFTDDRVEGIGNNVSLEFTDMEFTSEGTTKLVVNGRSIIDKNTIHIRFAGENGESNQLVEFEKSDGYEERLFELEQVAGLQKVTFIFLPGSNFDFDWFRFMRG from the coding sequence CTGAATACGAAATTACTTTTTAACGACGGATGGGAATTTGCCAAAAGTGGTCTGGACGTTACGGAGCCTGCCGGGTTAACCTTCGAAGCGGTGGATCTCCCTCATGATTGGCTGATCTATAATACATTGGCACTTTATGAGAACGGTATCGGCTGGTATCGCAAGAAATTGATCTGGACACAGTCTGATCGGGAGCTCCTGCTCTGCTTCGACGGCGTGTACATGGATTCTTCCGTATACATAAACGGTCAGCTTGCAGGCGAATGGAAATACGGATACTCTTCCTTCGAACATGAGATTACGGACGCGGTCATCGAAGGGGAGAATGAAATCGTCGTGAAGGTCGTGCACCAGAGTCCAAACAGCCGATGGTATTCGGGAGCAGGCATATACCGGAACGTCTGGTTGAAGGAACGGGACAGAAATCACATTCTCACTGACGGTATATATGTCTCGACCAGGCAGCAAGGCAACAACTGGTTGGTAGAAATCGACACAGACGTACAGATTGAGGAAGACGTACTTATTTCGCATAATATTATCTACCAGGGCCAGACGGTCGCTGCCGCTTCGCAGCGGATAACCGCCAGCAGCGGCTCCATTACGAAGAACCGCCAAACGATAACTGTAGACAATCCCTTGTTATGGAGCACGGAAGAGCCGACTCTGTACCAGATCGTCACGCGAATGAATCGAGTAGCGAGCGGATCGCCTGAGGGACAGTGCTCCGAAGAATTGGAGGCGATTACATTGCCTCTGGGCTTCCGGAGCATCGTTCTCGACCCGGAGCAGGGTCTTCAGGTGAACGGGAAGAAGCTGAAATTGAACGGCGTCTGCGAGCATCATGACTTAGGTGCTCTGGGAGCGGCTTTTAACATTCATGCGCTGCGAAGAAGATTTGTGATCCTGAAAGAAATGGGCGTCAACGCAATCCGCACGGCGCATAATATGCCGGCTCCGGAGCTCATGGATCTGGCGGACGAGATGGGACTGTTCGTTGTCACGGAGGCGTTCGACATGTGGGAACGGTCCAAGACACCTTACGATTACGCAAGATTCTTCCAGGATTGGGCGTATCTTGACGTGAGAAGCTGGGTATTGCGGGACCGGAATCATCCGAGCCTGCTGATGTGGAGCATCGGGAACGAGATTTACGACACACATGCAGATGAGCGAGGTCAGGAAGTTACCAGAATGCTCATGGAATATGTTTTGGAATTCGATCCGAAGCAGAATGCCCGGGTTACGATCGGGTCGAATTATATGCCGTGGGAGAATGCGCAGAAGTGCGCCGATATCGTAAAGGTTGCCGGCTACAATTACGCGGAGAAATATTACCGCAGGCATCATGAAGAGCATCCGGATTGGATCATCTACGGCAGCGAGACCGCTTCAGTCGTCCAGAGCAGAGGAATTTATCATTTCCCGTTCGAGAAATCGATTCTTGCCGACGATGACGAGCAATGCTCCGCTCTCGGGAACAGTTCGACAAGCTGGGGAGCCAAATCGGCGGAGGCCTGCATCTTGGCAGAGCGGGATACGCCGTTCTCTCTGGGCCAGTTCCTATGGACCGGATTCGACTATATCGGGGAACCGACGCCGTACCATACCAAGAATGCCTATTTCGGCCAGATCGATACGGCTACGTTCAGGAAAGATTCCTATTATATCTACCAAGCTGCCTGGACCGATTATAGAACGCATCCAATGGTGCACCTCTTCCCGTACTGGGATTTCAATGACGGGCAAATTATTGATGTTCGTGCCTGCTCGAACGCCCCCAAGATCGAGCTGCAGTTCAATGGGACTACGATTGGAACTCACGAAATCGATCATAAGCATGGAACGCAGCTTGTTGGCTGGTGGAAGGTTCCTTATGAGGAAGGGGAACTCAAGGCTATCGCCTATGACGAAACAGGCAAAGTCATAGCAACCGATGTTCGAAGATCCTTCGGGGATGCGAGCAGAATTCATCTCCAAGCGGATAAAGAGGTACTTACGGCGAACGGTACTGATTTGATTTTCGTAGAAATCGGTATGTTGGACAGTGAGGGGAATCCGGTAGGCAATGCGAACAATCGAGTGCATGTTGAGGTGACGGGGGCAGGCCGATTGCTTGGGCTTGATAACGGCGACAGCACAGATTATGATCCGTACAAAGGCAAGAGCAGAAGATTGTTCAGCGGTAAGTTGATGGTGATGATCGGCGCGATGCTGGAGTCAGGCAAGATCCGAATCGAAGTATCCTCTGAGGGGATGCAAACCGAGGTGGCGGAATTCGAAGCTCATCCTGACCAAGACGGAATTCCGCAAGGGATTTCAGCGAACGTGAGAAATCAAGAGTTGCAGTGTGTAACAGGGGACTGCAATGAAATTCCGCTTCGCAAGATCGAAATCGTCAGTGACTCGGGGCAAGAATTAGATGAAATTACCAAGGAGATTACTGTTCGAGCCAAATTATGGCCGGAAAATGCCACATATCGAGACGTCGAATGGCGCGCCGTAACGGACGAAGGCATCGAATCGAATATTGCCAAGGTGGAAGCGAACGGACTTGAGGCGAAGATCTCCGCTATCGGCGATGGTGCTTTCCGTCTGCGTTGTACAACTAAGAATGGCACGGACAAGACGAAGTTTATCTCCCAGTTGGAGTTTAAGGCAACGGGTCTAGGAACAGCCTACAAGGATCCTTATGGATTCATCTCGGCCGGACTTTACGATTACGGCAAAGGCGATGTCGCGAACGGCAACGAAAGAGGCGTAGCGACGAGCAGAGATGGCGAAACACACGTAGGCTTCCGCGATATCGACTTCGGTCCATATGGCTCCGATACCATCACGATTCCGATCTTCGCTTTATCCGACGAAGAATATACGATGCAGATTTGGGAAGGGATGCCTGGCGAAGAGGCCAGCTCAGTAGTTGCCGACGTGATTTATCAGAAGCCGTCCCAGTGGAATGTATATCAAGAAGAAACGTATCGCCTGACCAAGAGACTCCGCGGAATTACATCGATGTGCTTTGTGCTCCGTCAGAAGGTGCACATCAAAGGATTTTCCTTTGAACGTCAGAACCGGGCTTTTGAACGGAATTCGGCGGTTTCCTGCGATCGAGTTTATGGGGATACGTATACCTTCACGGATGATCGTGTGGAAGGCATCGGCAATAACGTCTCGCTTGAGTTTACAGATATGGAGTTTACCAGCGAAGGAACTACGAAGCTGGTGGTCAACGGGAGATCGATTATCGACAAGAATACGATCCATATCCGGTTCGCCGGCGAGAACGGCGAAAGCAATCAACTCGTGGAGTTTGAGAAATCGGATGGGTACGAAGAACGGTTGTTTGAATTGGAGCAGGTTGCAGGGTTGCAAAAGGTGACATTCATCTTCCTGCCGGGGAGCAACTTCGACTTCGACTGGTTCCGCTTTATGCGGGGTTAA